From the Leptolyngbya sp. O-77 genome, one window contains:
- a CDS encoding (2Fe-2S) ferredoxin domain-containing protein produces MSPFSSLPWLFNLDGTFLGFVGADSTTAQAIYLDVEGEVLTIKLPKEGRAILRAHLQPGDYLRCIGRTKLDGSTIKLKAYHILTFPPLPNSTDRHFSPTLSGADPLCKRTAVRHPSLSSQPTPPFLPSLKIQVCRKSGCQKRGSRELVEALRQALRDRNLHSQVEIQHTGCQKRCSEAPTFTIMPGGYRYSQVKLSHLPEMLDRHFASTKPTQPDPM; encoded by the coding sequence ATGTCCCCTTTCTCCAGTCTTCCCTGGCTCTTCAACCTCGACGGCACCTTCCTCGGTTTTGTAGGCGCAGACTCTACCACTGCCCAGGCCATTTACCTTGACGTAGAGGGCGAAGTGCTAACCATCAAACTGCCAAAGGAAGGACGAGCCATTCTGCGAGCGCACCTGCAACCCGGCGACTACCTGCGCTGCATTGGCCGCACCAAGCTCGATGGCAGCACCATCAAGCTCAAAGCCTACCACATCCTTACCTTCCCGCCTCTTCCCAACAGCACTGATCGTCATTTCTCTCCAACCCTGTCAGGGGCAGATCCTCTGTGCAAACGCACAGCCGTGCGCCACCCCTCCTTATCTTCCCAACCCACTCCCCCATTCCTTCCATCCCTCAAAATTCAGGTCTGCCGCAAATCTGGCTGCCAAAAGCGGGGTAGTCGCGAGTTGGTCGAAGCGTTACGGCAGGCACTTCGCGATCGCAACCTCCACTCCCAGGTCGAAATTCAGCACACTGGCTGCCAGAAGCGCTGTTCTGAAGCCCCTACTTTCACCATCATGCCTGGTGGGTACCGATATAGCCAGGTCAAGCTGTCGCACCTGCCTGAAATGCTCGATCGCCACTTTGCCTCCACAAAGCCCACCCAACCTGACCCAATGTAA
- a CDS encoding Dps family protein, which produces MTTETLVRAFGQVGPNPVGFDLDITTAICEGLNLAYASFQALYLQYQKHHFVVEGAEFYSIHEFFQESYNATQSHAHDLAERLNGLGGIPAGSFATLSDLCCFAPEPDGAYTCRAMLEHDLAAEQAAIDLLRRLSVQAESLGDRATRYLYDEILLKTEDRAFHINHFLAHDSLTPAFMTA; this is translated from the coding sequence ATGACCACCGAAACTCTTGTTCGCGCCTTTGGCCAGGTTGGCCCAAACCCCGTTGGCTTTGATCTCGATATCACGACTGCTATCTGTGAAGGGCTGAACCTTGCCTATGCCAGCTTCCAGGCTCTTTACCTGCAATACCAAAAGCATCACTTTGTAGTAGAAGGGGCAGAGTTCTACTCCATCCACGAGTTCTTTCAGGAGAGCTACAACGCGACTCAAAGCCATGCCCACGACCTAGCAGAGCGGCTCAACGGTCTAGGCGGCATTCCGGCGGGCAGCTTCGCCACCCTCTCAGACCTCTGCTGCTTTGCCCCCGAACCGGATGGAGCCTACACCTGCCGCGCCATGCTCGAACACGACCTTGCAGCCGAACAGGCCGCTATCGACCTGCTGCGCCGCCTCTCTGTCCAGGCTGAAAGTTTGGGCGATCGCGCTACCCGCTACCTCTACGACGAAATCCTGCTCAAAACCGAAGACCGCGCCTTTCATATCAACCACTTCCTCGCCCACGACAGTTTAACCCCGGCGTTTATGACGGCGTGA
- the nifE gene encoding nitrogenase iron-molybdenum cofactor biosynthesis protein NifE yields MPSTKATMTELLTQPGCEYNHKKNGKGHNKVCQQQAKPGAAQGGCAFDGASIALVPITDAAHLVHGPIACAGNSWGGRGSLSSGKTLYKMGFTTDLSENDIIFGGEKKLYKAIQDVQERYSPAAVFVYSTCVTALIGDDLEAVCKTATEKLGLPVVPVQSPGFVGSKNLGNRLAGEALLEHVIGTAEPEFTTPYDINLIGEYNIAGELWGVLPLFEKVGIRVLSKITGDARYREVAYAHRAKLNVMICSKALINLAHKMQERYGIPYVEESFYGVADMNHCLRAIAAKLGDETMQARVEAVIAEETEKLNQQLAPYRDRLQGKRVVLYTGGVKSWSIISAAQDLGIKVVATSSKKSTEEDKARIKTLLGQDGITLEKGGAAELLKVIEQTNADMLIAGGRNQYTALKARIPFLHINQERHNPYSGYGGLLEMAKELDESLHSPVWAEVRREAPWASPHPPAPLPWGAGGPKVERGLLPRSLPAARPWSSTR; encoded by the coding sequence ATGCCTTCCACCAAAGCCACCATGACAGAACTCCTGACCCAGCCGGGTTGCGAGTACAACCACAAGAAAAACGGCAAGGGCCACAACAAGGTGTGTCAGCAGCAGGCCAAGCCTGGGGCTGCCCAAGGGGGCTGTGCCTTTGATGGGGCCAGCATTGCTCTGGTGCCGATTACCGATGCAGCCCACCTGGTGCATGGGCCGATCGCCTGTGCGGGCAACTCCTGGGGCGGGCGGGGCAGTCTGTCCTCCGGCAAAACCCTGTACAAAATGGGCTTTACCACCGACCTGAGCGAGAACGACATTATTTTCGGTGGCGAGAAGAAGCTCTACAAAGCTATTCAGGATGTGCAGGAGCGCTACAGCCCTGCCGCCGTGTTTGTCTATTCCACCTGTGTGACGGCGCTGATTGGCGACGACCTGGAGGCGGTGTGTAAGACGGCTACAGAAAAGCTGGGCCTGCCGGTGGTGCCGGTGCAGTCCCCTGGCTTTGTGGGCAGCAAAAATCTGGGCAACCGCCTGGCTGGGGAGGCCCTGTTGGAGCATGTGATTGGCACCGCGGAACCGGAGTTCACTACCCCCTACGACATCAACCTGATCGGCGAGTACAACATCGCTGGGGAACTGTGGGGCGTGCTGCCCCTGTTCGAGAAGGTGGGGATTCGGGTGCTCTCCAAGATCACGGGCGATGCCCGCTATCGGGAGGTGGCCTACGCCCACCGGGCCAAGCTGAACGTGATGATCTGCTCTAAGGCGCTGATCAACCTGGCCCACAAGATGCAGGAGCGCTACGGCATTCCCTATGTAGAAGAGTCGTTCTACGGCGTGGCGGATATGAATCACTGTCTGCGGGCGATCGCCGCCAAGCTGGGCGACGAGACCATGCAGGCCCGCGTCGAAGCCGTGATCGCTGAAGAAACCGAGAAGCTGAACCAGCAACTGGCCCCCTACCGCGATCGCCTCCAGGGCAAGCGCGTGGTCCTCTACACTGGCGGCGTCAAGTCTTGGTCAATCATCTCGGCGGCCCAAGATCTAGGCATCAAAGTGGTCGCCACCAGCAGCAAAAAGAGCACCGAGGAGGACAAAGCCCGGATCAAAACTCTACTGGGCCAGGACGGCATCACGCTGGAAAAGGGCGGGGCTGCCGAACTGCTGAAGGTGATCGAGCAAACCAACGCCGACATGCTGATCGCCGGCGGGCGCAACCAGTACACCGCCCTCAAGGCCCGCATCCCCTTTCTGCATATCAACCAGGAGCGCCACAACCCCTACTCCGGCTACGGCGGCCTGCTGGAGATGGCCAAGGAACTGGACGAGAGTCTGCACAGCCCGGTGTGGGCGGAGGTGCGGCGGGAAGCACCCTGGGCAAGCCCTCACCCCCCAGCCCCTCTCCCTTGGGGAGCGGGGGGGCCGAAAGTGGAGAGAGGACTGCTACCAAGATCATTGCCCGCCGCAAGGCCGTGGTCGTCAACCCGCTGA
- a CDS encoding Mo-dependent nitrogenase C-terminal domain-containing protein: MATLTRHPSTHPPLHPPPPLAPLRHWISGLEVTNRRFAHRICRLIPCCCPFERDLTVLGRTIHIPALCKLNPVYDELVALRLRALTYLADTCGEDVTQYLC, translated from the coding sequence ATGGCTACCCTCACTCGCCACCCCTCCACCCACCCACCCCTCCACCCGCCCCCCCCCCTCGCCCCCCTGCGCCACTGGATTAGCGGGCTGGAGGTCACCAACCGCCGCTTTGCCCACCGGATCTGCCGCCTGATTCCCTGTTGCTGCCCCTTCGAGCGCGATTTGACAGTGCTGGGTCGCACCATTCACATTCCAGCCCTGTGCAAACTCAACCCGGTGTACGACGAGCTGGTAGCGCTGCGCCTGAGGGCACTGACCTACCTGGCCGACACCTGCGGCGAAGACGTGACCCAGTATTTGTGCTGA
- a CDS encoding transposase: MGRRRWSIEGFFKTIKHRFGLHRFAQQTLKGVYRWLMLCFLSFVLVHWVHRATHAKATPDWKVAATAALDALFPEVAACLALLQVERARSLLDSLGIAVHFVHLAELKT; encoded by the coding sequence GTGGGGCGTAGACGATGGAGCATTGAGGGATTTTTCAAAACCATCAAACATCGCTTTGGGTTGCATCGCTTTGCTCAGCAGACGCTCAAGGGCGTATATCGCTGGTTGATGTTGTGTTTCCTCAGCTTTGTGCTGGTTCATTGGGTTCACCGCGCAACTCACGCCAAAGCGACCCCTGATTGGAAAGTCGCTGCAACTGCTGCATTAGACGCCTTGTTCCCGGAAGTCGCAGCTTGTTTAGCGCTGCTTCAAGTTGAGCGAGCGCGATCCCTGCTCGATTCACTCGGTATTGCGGTGCACTTTGTCCACCTCGCTGAGCTAAAAACGTAG
- the nifN gene encoding nitrogenase iron-molybdenum cofactor biosynthesis protein NifN — MVVNPLKQSQPLGAALAFLGIQGAMPLFHGSQGCTAFAKVLLVNHFQEAIPLATTAMSEVSTVLGGDDNVHGGLLTVIQNSQPELVGLFTTGLTETRGDDMQGILRDFHTANPEVTVPIVFASTPDYKGSLEDGFARAVESLVQTIPEPGEINPKQVTLLASAAFGPGDVAELKEMVEAFGLRAIAVPDLSTSLDGHLDDADYYTTPTGGTPIADLQAVGRSALTLALGGSMAGAAKILTERFGTPAQTFTRLTGLGAVDEFLHTLAQLSGQPVPAKYQRQRRQVQDAMLDTHFFFGRKRVAIALEPDLLHNVAWWLHSTGAEIQTAVAPAPSPLLKDLPIEQVTIGDFEDLEDLGATADLWITNSKARPIARRLGIPLYLHGFPMLEHLGNGHRCTVGYRGTLDLLFAIGNILLAADEERTHRLVHRWREGGK, encoded by the coding sequence GTGGTCGTCAACCCGCTGAAGCAGAGCCAGCCCCTGGGGGCGGCCTTAGCCTTCCTGGGCATTCAGGGGGCAATGCCGCTGTTCCACGGGTCCCAGGGCTGCACGGCCTTTGCCAAGGTACTGCTAGTCAACCACTTTCAGGAGGCCATTCCCCTAGCGACCACGGCCATGAGCGAGGTCAGCACCGTGCTGGGGGGCGACGACAACGTCCACGGCGGTCTGCTGACGGTGATCCAGAACTCTCAGCCAGAGCTGGTGGGGCTGTTTACCACCGGGCTGACGGAAACCCGGGGCGACGACATGCAGGGCATTCTGCGGGACTTCCACACAGCGAATCCGGAAGTCACGGTGCCCATCGTGTTTGCCTCCACCCCCGACTACAAGGGCAGCCTGGAGGATGGCTTTGCCCGGGCGGTGGAGAGCCTGGTGCAGACCATCCCTGAACCAGGGGAGATTAACCCTAAACAGGTCACTCTGCTGGCCAGTGCCGCCTTCGGTCCTGGGGATGTGGCGGAGCTGAAGGAGATGGTGGAGGCGTTTGGATTGAGGGCGATCGCCGTGCCCGACCTGTCCACCTCCCTAGACGGCCACCTAGACGATGCCGACTACTACACCACCCCCACGGGTGGCACTCCGATCGCAGACCTACAGGCCGTGGGCCGTTCTGCCCTCACTCTGGCCCTGGGCGGCAGCATGGCCGGGGCGGCGAAGATTTTGACGGAACGCTTCGGCACCCCCGCCCAGACCTTCACCCGGCTGACTGGTCTGGGGGCAGTGGATGAGTTTCTTCACACCCTGGCCCAGCTCAGCGGCCAGCCTGTGCCCGCCAAGTATCAGCGCCAGCGCCGCCAAGTGCAGGATGCCATGCTCGACACCCACTTTTTCTTTGGGCGGAAACGGGTGGCGATCGCCCTCGAACCCGACCTGCTGCACAACGTCGCCTGGTGGCTGCACAGCACCGGAGCCGAAATTCAGACCGCCGTGGCCCCGGCCCCATCCCCCTTGCTGAAGGATCTGCCCATCGAGCAGGTCACCATCGGCGACTTTGAAGACCTAGAAGACCTCGGGGCCACTGCCGATCTCTGGATCACCAACTCCAAGGCCCGCCCCATCGCCCGCCGCCTCGGCATTCCCCTCTACCTGCACGGCTTCCCCATGCTAGAGCACTTGGGCAACGGCCACCGCTGCACCGTCGGCTATCGCGGCACCCTGGATCTGCTGTTTGCGATCGGCAACATCCTGCTAGCAGCCGACGAAGAGCGCACCCATAGGCTGGTACATCGATGGCGGGAAGGAGGGAAATGA
- a CDS encoding nitrogen fixation protein NifZ: MRLPETIEIDDPPTFDMGDRVRVLKLIRNDGTFPGKEVGTPLAKKGDIGYIVGIGTYLQRAYIYSVHFLESNYVVGCLGRELELTEDRPPLIAQDDDHTG; encoded by the coding sequence ATGCGTCTTCCTGAAACTATCGAAATCGACGATCCGCCGACCTTTGACATGGGCGATCGCGTCCGCGTCCTGAAGCTGATCCGCAATGACGGAACCTTCCCTGGCAAAGAGGTGGGGACACCCCTGGCCAAAAAGGGAGACATCGGCTACATCGTCGGCATTGGCACCTACCTGCAACGGGCCTACATCTACTCGGTGCATTTTCTGGAAAGCAACTACGTGGTCGGCTGCCTGGGCCGCGAACTGGAACTCACCGAAGACCGCCCACCTCTCATTGCCCAGGACGACGATCACACCGGGTAA
- a CDS encoding NifX-associated nitrogen fixation protein: MTTAETSTLSPSLTVADAPFLRAIAQQIRANDAYGTYRHWTDELLLKPYILTKAQKREISVEGEVDPLTQGRILAFFRAVAYRIEQETGLLSQVVIDLSHEGFGWALVFSGRLLLVSKTLRDAQRFGFASLEKLNEEGERLVQKGLELATRFPEVSQW, encoded by the coding sequence ATGACCACCGCTGAAACCTCCACCCTGTCCCCCAGTTTGACCGTAGCCGATGCGCCCTTTTTGCGGGCGATCGCCCAGCAAATTCGCGCCAACGATGCCTACGGCACCTATCGCCACTGGACCGACGAACTTCTGCTCAAGCCCTACATCCTCACCAAAGCCCAAAAGCGCGAAATCTCCGTCGAGGGCGAGGTAGACCCCCTCACCCAGGGCCGCATTCTGGCATTTTTCCGGGCCGTCGCCTACCGCATTGAGCAGGAAACCGGCCTGCTCTCTCAGGTGGTCATCGACCTCAGCCACGAGGGCTTTGGCTGGGCACTGGTGTTTTCCGGTCGCCTGCTGCTGGTCTCCAAAACCCTGCGCGATGCCCAGCGGTTTGGCTTTGCCTCCTTGGAAAAACTCAACGAGGAAGGCGAACGGCTGGTGCAGAAAGGCCTAGAGTTGGCCACCCGGTTCCCAGAAGTCAGCCAGTGGTAA
- the nifV gene encoding homocitrate synthase — translation MIYINDTTLRDGEQAAGIAFGLEEKVAIAKFLDAIGVHELEVGIPAMGQDEARAIRAIADLGLNAHLLGWNRAVLSDIQASIHCGLKRIHISIPVSEIQIQVKFQGRWRAMLEQLRDALAFARDHGLAVSVGGEDSSRADKSFLIDAAQYAQEWGAFRFRFCDTVGILDPFTTHERVKALVEALDIPVEMHTHNDLGLATANALAGIRAGATSVNTTVNGLGERAGNAALEEVVMALKHLYDLKTGIQTQYFLELSRFVAKTVHCDVPPWKAIVGDNTFAHESGIHAHGVLQNSRTYEPFDPREVGRQRRLVVGKHSGRHLIEQVLATQGIHLDSDRTQSILNDVRDRAVSLKRSLTLEELLSIAADRACMMA, via the coding sequence ATGATCTACATCAACGACACCACCCTCCGCGATGGCGAACAGGCCGCAGGCATAGCCTTTGGACTAGAGGAGAAAGTTGCGATCGCCAAATTCCTTGATGCAATTGGAGTCCATGAGCTAGAAGTAGGCATTCCTGCTATGGGACAGGATGAGGCCCGGGCGATTCGGGCGATCGCCGACCTCGGCCTCAACGCCCACCTGCTGGGCTGGAACCGCGCCGTGTTGTCCGACATTCAGGCATCAATCCATTGCGGGCTGAAGCGAATTCACATCTCAATCCCAGTCTCAGAGATCCAGATTCAGGTAAAGTTTCAAGGTCGCTGGCGGGCCATGCTGGAGCAGTTGCGCGATGCTCTTGCCTTTGCCCGCGACCACGGGCTGGCGGTAAGCGTCGGCGGCGAAGACAGCTCCCGCGCCGACAAGAGCTTTCTAATCGACGCTGCCCAGTATGCCCAAGAGTGGGGCGCATTTCGATTCCGATTCTGCGACACCGTCGGCATTCTTGACCCGTTCACCACCCACGAACGGGTAAAAGCCCTGGTGGAAGCCCTGGACATTCCGGTGGAAATGCACACCCACAACGACCTGGGTCTAGCCACCGCCAACGCCCTGGCCGGGATACGGGCTGGCGCGACCTCTGTCAACACCACCGTCAACGGGCTAGGGGAACGGGCCGGAAACGCCGCCCTCGAAGAGGTGGTGATGGCCCTGAAACACCTCTATGACCTTAAAACTGGCATCCAAACCCAATACTTCCTGGAACTCTCCCGCTTTGTGGCCAAAACCGTCCACTGCGACGTTCCCCCCTGGAAGGCCATCGTCGGCGACAACACCTTTGCCCATGAGTCCGGCATCCACGCCCACGGCGTTCTGCAAAACTCTCGTACCTACGAACCCTTCGACCCCCGCGAAGTCGGCCGCCAGCGGCGGTTAGTCGTGGGCAAGCACTCTGGCCGCCACCTAATCGAGCAGGTTCTCGCCACCCAGGGCATCCACCTCGACAGCGATCGCACTCAGTCCATCTTGAATGACGTTCGAGATCGCGCCGTCTCCCTAAAACGGAGCCTCACCCTCGAAGAACTGCTCAGCATCGCCGCAGACCGAGCGTGCATGATGGCATGA
- the nifT gene encoding putative nitrogen fixation protein NifT, translating to MKVMLRTNAAGKLLVYVAKKDLEEEVISQTQQEDAQIFTLSNGWELAIAGLSDPIQTPQTVEARKLN from the coding sequence ATGAAAGTCATGCTCCGCACCAACGCCGCAGGCAAGCTCCTGGTCTACGTAGCCAAAAAAGACCTGGAGGAAGAAGTCATCTCCCAAACCCAGCAAGAGGATGCTCAAATCTTCACCCTTTCCAACGGCTGGGAATTGGCGATCGCCGGTCTCAGCGACCCCATCCAAACCCCCCAAACCGTCGAAGCCCGCAAACTGAACTAA
- a CDS encoding Uma2 family endonuclease, which produces MSFTTGHAVPQAEPPRPPRETLPTMYDLPSEVIGEPGLPDEFHDLQPQLLSRTLSLADYPRDQWFTGADLNLYYDVHHPLWYKRPDWFLAVGVPRLYAGQDFRRSYVTWQEGRNPHVVIEFLSPGTEPEDLGRFYRAEDAIEAGVEAATLPSSQPYRDNSPPTKFQVYEQDLRVPHYLTYSRQTRQLRYFQWAGGRYREQPLNPTPPQVWLEDLQIGLGLWEGVFEGVSSCWLRWCDADGNWYLTDTEREQQEKERAQAQLLQAARNLLATGMPLAQVAELLGLSTEQVNQL; this is translated from the coding sequence ATGAGCTTCACCACTGGCCATGCCGTTCCCCAAGCCGAACCACCGCGCCCACCCCGCGAGACACTGCCCACCATGTATGATTTGCCCAGTGAAGTGATTGGGGAACCCGGCTTGCCTGACGAATTTCACGACCTCCAGCCGCAGTTGTTGAGCCGCACCCTATCTTTGGCAGACTATCCCCGCGACCAGTGGTTTACCGGTGCTGACCTCAACCTGTACTACGATGTCCATCATCCCCTCTGGTACAAGCGCCCAGACTGGTTTTTGGCCGTGGGTGTGCCTCGCCTCTATGCTGGACAAGACTTTCGCCGCAGTTATGTCACCTGGCAAGAAGGGCGGAATCCCCATGTGGTGATTGAATTTCTGTCGCCCGGAACCGAGCCAGAAGATCTGGGACGCTTTTATCGGGCCGAAGATGCGATTGAAGCAGGCGTAGAAGCGGCAACGTTGCCGTCTTCCCAGCCCTATCGGGACAACTCACCGCCGACCAAGTTTCAGGTCTACGAGCAGGATCTCCGCGTGCCCCATTATCTGACCTATAGCCGACAAACCCGTCAACTCCGCTATTTTCAATGGGCAGGCGGTCGCTACCGGGAGCAGCCCCTCAATCCGACCCCTCCGCAGGTCTGGCTGGAGGATTTGCAGATTGGCTTGGGGCTATGGGAGGGGGTCTTTGAGGGGGTCTCAAGCTGCTGGCTGCGGTGGTGTGATGCAGACGGTAATTGGTACTTGACGGATACAGAGCGAGAGCAGCAGGAAAAAGAGCGGGCGCAGGCGCAACTGCTGCAAGCAGCCCGAAATCTTTTGGCGACTGGTATGCCCCTAGCCCAAGTGGCAGAGTTGCTGGGCCTCTCGACCGAACAAGTGAATCAGCTTTGA
- a CDS encoding helix-turn-helix domain-containing protein codes for MVYTVKDGCIACDRCRPQCPTGAIKTQADNGYWIDPTLCDRCADLDTPRCVEACTIGSLAPLQPKKGRNKSTLLPAAIPSLFLNGKTTPFASCMVVWEACNLLAQRQSLPWQADDDGCLTYHRTIHRGRGELRFRLATDPEAPQIRPIDYTLGIASLTQFDLRATCLHLIFAAQATTCDRPWAESFVLNDQHIEQYLGLHRRKDLTKLERLTLIKTLVYQACRVLVSLDWPRQGKVQGFSLDEHPVWQLLHTQYYFETDAEGCRHLIGLSFTVRAGAWAQRFLNRQDYRRQTAFYQYGTLPQSLLTEVMGNWQQHEGAMRLLLWLVFKLRLGSDHRITIRTLLRIAYGEDRLTEALTVRGAHKRLIKTFENDLEALYHYGLKPQFDPDTYPPVIQPLWARVADIPDDAEAALNFWTDDAHSDLSLTDRAPRDKGQRLLNARLLGFELSEDWRQSVGKARPKRRRSPKSTPPPQAVPLSGAAIKSARQRQNLSQRALAERLGKSQSWIRDVENGRFSLGASDRARMQEALGLI; via the coding sequence ATGGTCTATACCGTGAAAGATGGCTGCATTGCCTGCGATCGCTGTCGGCCCCAGTGCCCCACCGGAGCCATTAAGACCCAAGCCGATAACGGCTACTGGATTGACCCTACCCTGTGCGATCGCTGCGCCGATCTGGACACGCCTCGCTGTGTGGAAGCCTGCACTATCGGCTCCCTAGCTCCCCTCCAGCCCAAAAAAGGCCGCAACAAAAGTACCCTGCTGCCCGCTGCTATTCCCAGCCTTTTCCTCAACGGCAAAACCACCCCCTTTGCCTCCTGCATGGTGGTATGGGAAGCTTGCAATCTGCTAGCCCAGCGCCAGTCCTTGCCCTGGCAGGCCGACGACGACGGCTGCCTAACCTACCATCGCACCATCCACCGGGGACGGGGGGAACTCCGGTTTCGCCTGGCCACAGACCCGGAAGCCCCCCAGATCCGCCCCATAGATTACACCCTGGGAATCGCATCCCTGACCCAGTTTGACCTGCGGGCCACCTGTCTGCACTTGATCTTTGCTGCCCAGGCCACCACCTGCGATCGCCCTTGGGCAGAATCTTTCGTACTCAACGACCAGCACATCGAGCAGTACCTGGGTCTACACCGTCGCAAAGACCTGACCAAGCTGGAACGGCTAACGCTGATTAAAACGCTAGTCTACCAAGCCTGTCGGGTGCTGGTGTCCCTCGACTGGCCGCGCCAAGGTAAGGTGCAGGGCTTTAGCCTCGATGAACACCCCGTCTGGCAACTCCTCCACACCCAGTATTACTTTGAAACCGATGCTGAGGGTTGCCGTCACCTGATTGGCCTGAGTTTCACAGTGCGGGCCGGGGCTTGGGCGCAGCGCTTTCTCAACCGACAGGACTACCGCCGCCAGACGGCCTTTTACCAGTACGGCACTCTGCCTCAGTCCTTGCTCACCGAGGTAATGGGCAATTGGCAACAGCACGAGGGGGCCATGCGCCTGCTGCTGTGGCTGGTCTTTAAGCTGCGCCTGGGTAGCGACCACCGCATCACCATACGCACCCTGCTGCGGATTGCCTACGGCGAAGATCGCCTTACTGAGGCGCTGACCGTGCGCGGTGCCCATAAGCGCCTGATCAAAACCTTTGAAAACGACCTGGAGGCTCTCTACCACTACGGCCTCAAGCCCCAGTTCGACCCCGACACCTACCCGCCTGTTATCCAGCCCCTATGGGCTAGGGTGGCCGACATTCCCGACGATGCCGAGGCCGCCCTCAACTTTTGGACTGATGATGCCCACAGCGACCTCAGCCTCACCGATCGCGCCCCCCGCGACAAGGGGCAGCGACTACTCAACGCCCGCCTGTTGGGGTTTGAGCTTTCAGAGGACTGGCGACAGAGCGTCGGCAAAGCCCGTCCCAAACGACGGCGATCGCCCAAATCCACCCCCCCGCCGCAGGCCGTGCCCCTCTCCGGCGCAGCCATCAAATCCGCCCGCCAGCGCCAAAACCTGAGCCAGCGGGCCCTCGCCGAACGCTTGGGCAAAAGCCAAAGCTGGATTCGCGACGTGGAGAATGGCCGATTTAGCCTCGGAGCCAGCGATCGCGCTCGGATGCAAGAAGCTCTGGGCCTTATTTAA
- the nifX gene encoding nitrogen fixation protein NifX: MKIAFATQDNIHINAHFGWASKIDVYDLTPDGFTFLETLTFGGTLKEDGNEDKLEPKLKALEGCTIVYVADIGGSAAARLINRRITPMKSNSENDKITAILAQLMQTLQGSPPPWLRKVLRQEQATHFENAYIETEEEILL, from the coding sequence ATGAAAATAGCCTTTGCCACCCAAGACAACATCCACATCAATGCCCACTTTGGCTGGGCCAGCAAAATCGATGTCTACGACCTGACCCCAGACGGCTTCACCTTTCTCGAAACCCTCACCTTTGGCGGCACGCTGAAGGAGGACGGCAACGAGGACAAGCTAGAGCCTAAGCTCAAAGCGCTGGAGGGCTGCACCATTGTCTACGTGGCTGACATTGGCGGCAGTGCGGCGGCGCGGCTAATCAACCGCCGCATTACCCCGATGAAGTCCAACTCTGAGAATGACAAAATTACAGCGATTTTGGCTCAGCTGATGCAAACCCTCCAGGGCAGCCCGCCACCCTGGCTACGCAAGGTGCTGCGTCAGGAACAAGCCACCCACTTTGAAAACGCCTACATCGAAACCGAAGAGGAAATCCTGCTATGA